The following proteins are co-located in the Wenzhouxiangella marina genome:
- a CDS encoding Nudix family hydrolase, with amino-acid sequence MSSLPEPMARAEVLVAAAVIRDERGRMLLARRPEGKHLAGLWEFPGGKCEPGESPHQALVRELHEELGIEVDHSEPLLSLTHHYPGKTVRLLIRTVDAWHGEAHGREGQAVDWYSLTDARRLPMPAADRPMLQVLDLQPCFLRDPGFDAFDSGEAFLGDWQARLDAGQRFLELNADRVDPALLESVAGRCGELARRAGARWLLNGEPALAERLGADGVCLSSGVLNSLEARPLPHDRLVVVAVRTAAELEQAGEIDADLICLPVEAGWGDFEARVAQSPLPVLASECEDLETARSHGAFGVARVWKAEP; translated from the coding sequence ATGAGTTCCCTGCCTGAGCCCATGGCGCGTGCCGAAGTGCTCGTCGCCGCGGCCGTGATTCGCGACGAGCGCGGCCGCATGCTGTTGGCCCGACGGCCGGAAGGCAAGCATCTGGCCGGCCTCTGGGAGTTTCCCGGGGGCAAGTGCGAGCCCGGCGAATCGCCGCATCAGGCCCTGGTGCGTGAGCTGCACGAGGAGCTGGGTATCGAGGTCGATCACTCCGAGCCCCTGCTCAGCCTGACCCATCACTATCCCGGCAAGACCGTCCGCCTGCTGATCCGGACGGTGGATGCCTGGCATGGGGAAGCGCACGGCCGGGAGGGCCAGGCGGTCGACTGGTATTCCCTGACCGACGCCCGCCGCCTGCCGATGCCGGCGGCCGACCGTCCGATGCTGCAGGTCCTCGATCTCCAACCGTGCTTTCTGCGGGATCCGGGCTTCGATGCCTTCGATTCCGGTGAGGCCTTCCTGGGCGACTGGCAGGCGCGTCTGGACGCGGGCCAGCGTTTCCTCGAACTGAATGCCGATCGTGTCGATCCCGCCCTTCTGGAATCCGTGGCTGGCCGCTGTGGTGAGCTGGCTCGGCGCGCTGGCGCGCGCTGGCTGCTCAACGGCGAACCGGCTCTGGCCGAGCGCCTGGGCGCCGATGGGGTGTGCCTGAGTTCAGGCGTCCTGAATTCGCTCGAGGCGCGTCCACTGCCGCATGATCGTCTGGTCGTGGTGGCGGTCAGAACTGCGGCCGAGCTCGAGCAGGCCGGCGAGATCGACGCCGATCTGATCTGTCTGCCGGTGGAGGCAGGCTGGGGCGACTTCGAAGCCCGAGTTGCCCAGTCGCCGCTGCCCGTGCTGGCTTCGGAATGCGAGGACCTGGAGACGGCGAGGTCGCACGGCGCCTTCGGCGTGGCTCGGGTCTGGAAGGCCGAGCCATGA
- the secA gene encoding preprotein translocase subunit SecA yields MFKTLITKIVGSRNDRLIKRLEKDVEAINALEAEFKELSDDALKAKTEEFRQRHRDGASLDDLLPEAFAVAREASVRTLGLRHYDVQLIGGMVLHQGKIAEMKTGEGKTLMATLAVYLNTIADKGVHVVTVNDYLARRDAEWMTPLYEALGLTVGVSVPGMTPAAKRAAYAADVTYGTNNEFGFDYLRDNMAFKLEQRVQRGRFFAIVDEVDSILIDEARTPLIISGPADEGPEVYVKMNKIVPHLVPQTEEDGPGDFSVDEKVKQVYLTEDGMAKVEDLLVKAGMLKEDDSLYHANNLALMHTLNASLRAHHLFARDVDYIVRDGEVVIVDEFTGRTLPGRRWSEGLHQAVEAKENVPIQRENQTLASITFQNYFRLYEKLAGMTGTADTEAYEFQNIYNLEVVVIPTHRPMVRDDRADLVFLTKAEKYDAIIEDIRERVAKGQPVLVGTTSIETSELISKALKKAKVPHEVLNAKQHEREAHIVAQAGRPGAVTIATNMAGRGTDIVLGGNFEAELAEMGENVSEADRAKAKEAWVKRHQEVLDAGGLHIIGTERHESRRIDNQLRGRSGRQGDPGSSRFYLSLEDNLMRIFASERMGAMMQKLGMDKGEAIEHPWVTRAIENAQRKVESHNFDMRKNLLEYDDVANDQRRVIYSQRDELMEADDISETIESIRAEVFDGLFARFFPPGSIDDMWDPEGLEKALEGDFGIDVPVRRWVEEDDELTAEELHERMMEIVEAHYQAKEEMTGPEVMRQFEKAVMLSILDQQWKEHLASMDYLRRGISLRSFAQKKPQQEYKREGFEMFTEMLDSMKHEVMKVLARVQVKGQDDVSAVDAQRRETPMQFQHADAQGGSPQPQRAPDGQPQPQLKPDTVVRDGRKVGRNEPCPCGSGKKYKQCHGKLG; encoded by the coding sequence ATGTTCAAAACCCTGATCACCAAAATCGTCGGCAGTCGGAATGACCGCCTGATCAAGCGTCTGGAAAAGGACGTCGAGGCCATCAACGCCCTCGAGGCCGAGTTCAAGGAACTCTCCGATGACGCCCTCAAGGCCAAGACCGAGGAATTCCGCCAGCGCCACCGCGACGGCGCCAGCCTCGACGACTTGCTGCCCGAGGCCTTCGCCGTGGCCCGTGAGGCCTCGGTGCGGACTCTCGGGCTTCGACATTACGATGTCCAGCTGATCGGCGGCATGGTGCTGCATCAGGGCAAGATCGCCGAAATGAAGACCGGTGAGGGCAAGACCCTGATGGCCACCCTGGCGGTGTATCTGAACACGATCGCCGACAAGGGCGTGCACGTGGTCACGGTCAACGATTACCTGGCTCGCCGAGACGCCGAGTGGATGACCCCGCTCTACGAAGCCCTTGGCCTGACCGTGGGCGTGTCGGTGCCCGGCATGACCCCGGCGGCCAAGCGAGCGGCCTATGCGGCCGACGTCACCTACGGCACCAACAACGAGTTCGGCTTCGACTATCTGCGCGACAACATGGCCTTCAAGCTGGAGCAGCGCGTCCAGCGCGGCCGCTTCTTCGCCATCGTCGACGAGGTCGACTCCATCCTGATCGACGAGGCGCGCACGCCCCTGATCATCTCCGGCCCGGCCGACGAGGGTCCGGAGGTCTACGTGAAGATGAACAAGATCGTGCCGCACCTGGTCCCGCAGACCGAAGAGGACGGCCCGGGCGATTTCAGCGTCGACGAGAAGGTCAAGCAGGTCTACCTGACCGAGGACGGCATGGCCAAGGTCGAAGACCTGCTGGTCAAGGCCGGCATGCTGAAGGAAGACGACAGCCTCTACCACGCCAACAACCTGGCCTTGATGCATACGCTTAACGCCTCGCTGCGCGCGCACCATCTGTTCGCGCGTGACGTGGACTACATCGTCCGCGACGGCGAGGTGGTCATCGTCGATGAATTCACCGGCCGCACCCTGCCGGGGCGGCGCTGGTCCGAGGGTCTCCACCAGGCCGTGGAAGCCAAGGAAAACGTGCCGATCCAGCGCGAGAACCAGACCCTGGCGTCGATCACCTTCCAGAACTACTTCCGCCTCTACGAGAAGCTGGCCGGCATGACCGGAACGGCCGACACGGAGGCCTACGAGTTCCAGAACATCTACAACCTCGAAGTGGTGGTCATTCCGACCCATCGCCCGATGGTCCGTGACGATCGGGCCGATCTGGTCTTCCTGACCAAGGCCGAGAAGTACGACGCCATCATCGAGGACATCCGCGAGCGCGTCGCCAAGGGCCAGCCGGTGCTGGTCGGTACGACCTCGATCGAAACCTCCGAGCTGATCTCCAAGGCCCTGAAGAAGGCCAAGGTGCCCCACGAGGTCCTGAACGCCAAGCAGCACGAGCGCGAAGCCCATATCGTGGCGCAGGCCGGTCGTCCGGGTGCGGTGACCATCGCCACCAACATGGCCGGTCGAGGCACGGATATCGTGCTGGGTGGCAACTTCGAAGCCGAGCTGGCCGAGATGGGCGAGAACGTCTCCGAGGCCGATCGGGCCAAGGCGAAGGAAGCCTGGGTGAAGCGGCATCAGGAGGTTCTCGACGCCGGCGGCCTGCACATCATCGGCACGGAACGCCACGAATCCCGTCGCATCGACAACCAGCTGCGCGGCCGCTCCGGCCGTCAGGGTGACCCGGGCTCGAGCCGCTTCTACCTGTCGCTGGAAGACAATCTGATGCGCATCTTCGCCTCCGAGCGGATGGGCGCGATGATGCAGAAGCTGGGCATGGACAAGGGCGAAGCCATCGAGCACCCCTGGGTCACCCGGGCGATCGAGAACGCCCAGCGCAAGGTCGAGTCGCACAACTTCGACATGCGCAAGAACCTGCTCGAGTACGACGACGTGGCCAATGATCAGCGCCGCGTGATCTACTCCCAGCGCGATGAGCTGATGGAGGCCGACGACATCAGCGAGACCATCGAATCGATCCGCGCCGAGGTCTTCGACGGTCTGTTCGCGCGCTTCTTCCCGCCCGGCTCGATCGACGACATGTGGGATCCCGAGGGGCTGGAGAAGGCGCTCGAGGGTGACTTCGGCATCGATGTCCCGGTCCGTCGATGGGTGGAAGAAGACGACGAACTCACGGCCGAAGAGCTGCACGAGCGCATGATGGAAATCGTCGAGGCCCACTACCAGGCCAAGGAAGAAATGACGGGTCCGGAGGTCATGCGCCAGTTCGAGAAGGCGGTCATGCTCTCGATCCTCGATCAGCAGTGGAAAGAGCACCTGGCGAGCATGGACTACCTGCGCCGTGGCATCAGCCTGCGCAGCTTCGCCCAGAAGAAGCCCCAGCAGGAGTACAAGCGCGAAGGCTTCGAGATGTTCACCGAAATGCTCGATTCGATGAAGCACGAGGTGATGAAGGTGCTCGCTCGGGTCCAGGTCAAGGGCCAGGACGACGTGAGCGCCGTGGACGCCCAGCGCCGCGAGACGCCGATGCAGTTCCAGCACGCGGACGCCCAGGGCGGTTCTCCGCAGCCGCAGCGGGCGCCGGACGGGCAGCCGCAGCCCCAGCTCAAGCCGGACACGGTCGTGCGTGACGGCCGCAAGGTCGGACGCAATGAGCCCTGTCCCTGCGGGTCGGGCAAGAAGTACAAGCAGTGCCACGGCAAGCTGGGCTGA
- a CDS encoding DciA family protein, translated as MKDRPERSAVEVASGDRRLSALLRAAQAYESLDQRVQPVLSPMCRGHVRVACVEDGCLVLAAESPTWAARARLEAENCLDAARQIWPRPIDSVRVVVLRPAA; from the coding sequence ATGAAGGATCGTCCCGAACGAAGTGCCGTCGAGGTGGCCAGCGGTGACCGCCGCCTGAGCGCCCTGCTGCGGGCGGCACAAGCCTATGAGTCGCTGGATCAACGCGTGCAACCGGTGCTCAGCCCGATGTGCCGAGGGCATGTCCGCGTGGCCTGCGTGGAAGACGGCTGCCTGGTACTCGCGGCCGAGTCGCCGACCTGGGCGGCCCGCGCCCGGCTGGAAGCGGAAAACTGCCTCGATGCGGCGCGCCAGATCTGGCCGCGACCGATCGATTCCGTTCGGGTGGTGGTGCTCAGGCCGGCGGCCTGA
- the lpxC gene encoding UDP-3-O-acyl-N-acetylglucosamine deacetylase, which yields MIKQRTLKNVIRATGVGMHTGEKVVMTLRPAPVNAGIIFRRVDLDPVVEIKADPHKVGDTALSTTMIQDGVRVATIEHLMSALAGLGIDNIYVDLTASEVPIMDGSAGPFAFLIQSAGIAEQSAPKRFLRVRKTIEVSDGDKWVRFEPFDGFRVNFTIDFDHPVIRSGSCHCDMDFSTTSYLKEIARARTFGFMRDIEYLRQRNLVLGGSLDNAVVLDDYRVLNENGLRYEDEFVKHKVLDAIGDLYLMGRNPIGTFTGYKSGHELNNQLLRTLLADASAWEEVTYQDDGRAPISYVQPAQAI from the coding sequence TTGATCAAGCAGCGAACTCTCAAGAACGTGATCCGGGCCACCGGTGTGGGTATGCACACCGGCGAGAAGGTCGTCATGACCCTGCGTCCGGCCCCGGTCAATGCGGGCATCATCTTCCGTCGCGTCGATCTCGACCCGGTGGTGGAGATCAAGGCCGACCCGCACAAGGTCGGTGACACCGCCCTGTCGACCACGATGATCCAGGACGGCGTCCGCGTGGCCACGATCGAGCACCTGATGTCGGCCCTGGCCGGTCTGGGCATCGACAACATCTATGTGGATCTGACCGCCTCGGAAGTGCCGATCATGGACGGCAGTGCCGGTCCCTTCGCCTTCCTGATCCAGTCGGCGGGCATCGCCGAGCAGAGCGCGCCCAAGCGCTTCCTGCGCGTGCGCAAGACGATCGAAGTCAGCGACGGCGACAAGTGGGTTCGTTTCGAGCCCTTCGACGGTTTCCGCGTCAATTTCACCATCGATTTCGACCATCCGGTCATCCGCAGTGGTTCCTGCCACTGCGACATGGACTTCTCGACGACCTCCTATCTGAAGGAAATCGCCCGCGCGCGGACCTTCGGATTCATGCGCGACATCGAGTACCTGCGCCAGCGCAACCTGGTGCTGGGCGGCAGCCTCGACAATGCCGTGGTGCTCGATGACTATCGGGTGCTCAACGAAAACGGTCTTCGCTACGAGGACGAGTTCGTCAAGCACAAGGTGCTGGACGCCATCGGCGATCTGTATCTGATGGGTCGCAACCCCATCGGCACCTTCACCGGCTACAAGTCGGGGCATGAGCTCAACAACCAGCTCCTGCGTACCCTGCTGGCCGACGCCAGCGCCTGGGAAGAGGTGACCTACCAGGACGACGGCCGCGCGCCGATCTCCTACGTGCAGCCGGCCCAGGCCATCTGA
- the ftsZ gene encoding cell division protein FtsZ, with amino-acid sequence MPFELIENYTPGATIKVVGIGGGGGNAVNQMVESAIEGVEFICVNTDAQALRNFSGKSTLQIGSGVTKGLGAGANPEVGRQAALEDRERVSEMLSGSDMVFITAGMGGGTGTGAAPVVAQIAKDMGILTVAVVTKPFPFEGQRRLAVAQQGIDELGHHVDSLITIPNAKLLSVLGSEISLLNAFKSANQVLSGAVQGIAELITRPGLINVDFADVRTVMSEMGMAMMGSGTASGEDRALLAAQSAIGSPLLEDVNLNGACGILVNVTAGMNMTMKEFEEVGTTIADLASEDATVVIGTVIDSEMTDDIRVTVVATGLGEQKPKEQQRPMKVVRTGTDNRPAFRATEDSESRNERKDDRRESGKLFGEQKEMDYLDIPAFLRNQAD; translated from the coding sequence ATGCCTTTTGAATTGATCGAAAACTACACCCCGGGAGCGACCATCAAGGTCGTCGGTATCGGCGGTGGCGGCGGCAACGCCGTCAACCAGATGGTCGAATCGGCCATCGAGGGCGTCGAGTTCATCTGCGTCAACACCGACGCACAGGCCCTGCGCAATTTCTCGGGCAAGTCCACCCTGCAGATCGGCTCGGGTGTGACCAAGGGTCTGGGTGCCGGTGCCAACCCGGAAGTCGGCCGTCAGGCCGCGCTCGAGGACCGCGAGCGGGTCAGCGAGATGCTGTCCGGTTCGGACATGGTCTTCATCACTGCCGGGATGGGCGGTGGTACCGGGACCGGCGCTGCGCCGGTCGTCGCCCAGATCGCCAAGGACATGGGCATTCTGACCGTGGCCGTGGTGACCAAGCCCTTCCCCTTCGAGGGCCAGCGCCGTCTGGCCGTGGCCCAGCAGGGCATCGATGAACTGGGCCATCACGTCGACTCCCTGATCACCATCCCGAACGCCAAGCTGTTGAGCGTGCTGGGCTCGGAGATTTCCCTGCTCAACGCCTTCAAGTCGGCCAACCAGGTCTTGTCCGGCGCGGTCCAGGGCATCGCCGAGCTGATCACCCGTCCGGGCCTGATCAACGTCGACTTTGCCGACGTGCGCACGGTGATGAGCGAAATGGGCATGGCGATGATGGGCTCCGGCACGGCCAGTGGCGAAGATCGCGCCCTGCTGGCGGCCCAGTCGGCCATCGGTTCGCCGCTGCTCGAGGACGTCAACCTCAATGGTGCCTGCGGCATCCTGGTCAACGTCACGGCGGGCATGAACATGACCATGAAGGAGTTCGAGGAAGTCGGCACGACCATCGCCGATCTGGCCAGCGAGGACGCCACGGTCGTGATCGGTACGGTGATCGATTCCGAGATGACCGACGACATCCGCGTCACCGTGGTCGCCACCGGCCTGGGCGAACAGAAGCCCAAGGAGCAGCAGCGCCCGATGAAGGTCGTGCGTACCGGCACCGACAACCGTCCGGCCTTCCGTGCCACCGAGGACAGCGAATCCCGCAACGAGCGCAAGGACGACCGCCGCGAGAGCGGCAAGCTGTTCGGTGAACAGAAGGAAATGGACTACCTGGACATCCCGGCCTTCCTGCGTAATCAGGCCGACTGA
- the ftsA gene encoding cell division protein FtsA, with protein sequence MAKRPEKSLVVGLDIGTSKIVAIVGEIQADGQVEVIGLGSHPSRGLKRGVVVDIESTEQSIQRAVEEAELMADCEIHSVFAGIAGSHVRSLNSHGAVAIRDKEVVDGDVERVLESARAVAVPADQRILHVLPQEYVIDSTDGIRQPVGMSGVRLEARVHLVTAAVSAVQNVTKCVARCGLQVDDLILQQLASSHAVLSDDERDLGIALVDIGAGTTDVAVFTEGAIRHTTCIPIAGDLVTNDIAVALRTPTVHAEEIKIKYACALEQMVSSDETIQVPSVGNRDPRRLERQTLAQVVEARYRELFDHVHKQLRQSGFESMIPAGLVLTGGGAKMEGVVELAEEILHMPVRLGTPQGVTGLSEVVSNQIYATGVGLLIYGSRADGRHRTPLGRGGESLWERIKHWFQGEF encoded by the coding sequence ATGGCTAAGCGCCCCGAGAAATCGCTGGTCGTCGGCCTGGACATCGGCACCAGCAAGATCGTCGCCATCGTCGGCGAGATCCAGGCCGACGGTCAGGTCGAGGTGATCGGCCTGGGCTCGCACCCCTCGCGCGGCCTCAAGCGCGGCGTCGTGGTGGACATCGAATCCACCGAGCAGTCGATCCAGCGCGCGGTCGAGGAGGCCGAGCTGATGGCCGACTGCGAGATTCATTCGGTCTTTGCCGGCATCGCCGGTAGCCACGTGCGCTCGCTGAACTCGCACGGGGCGGTGGCCATTCGCGACAAGGAAGTGGTCGATGGCGACGTCGAGCGCGTGCTCGAGTCCGCCCGTGCCGTGGCCGTGCCGGCCGATCAGCGCATCCTGCACGTGCTGCCGCAGGAATACGTCATCGACTCCACCGATGGCATCCGCCAGCCGGTGGGCATGTCGGGCGTGCGCCTGGAGGCGCGCGTGCATCTGGTCACGGCGGCGGTCAGTGCGGTCCAGAACGTCACCAAGTGCGTGGCCCGCTGCGGCCTGCAGGTCGACGATCTGATCCTGCAGCAGCTGGCTTCCAGCCACGCCGTGCTCAGCGACGACGAGCGCGATCTCGGCATCGCCCTGGTCGATATCGGCGCGGGCACGACGGACGTGGCGGTGTTCACCGAAGGCGCGATCCGCCACACGACCTGCATCCCGATCGCCGGCGACCTGGTCACCAATGACATCGCCGTGGCCCTGCGCACGCCGACCGTGCACGCCGAGGAAATCAAGATCAAGTACGCCTGCGCCCTGGAGCAGATGGTGTCGAGCGACGAGACCATCCAGGTGCCCAGCGTGGGCAATCGCGACCCCCGCCGCCTCGAGCGCCAGACCCTGGCCCAGGTGGTGGAGGCGCGCTATCGCGAACTGTTCGACCACGTCCACAAGCAGCTGCGTCAGTCCGGCTTCGAATCGATGATTCCGGCCGGTCTGGTTCTGACCGGAGGCGGCGCGAAGATGGAAGGAGTGGTCGAACTGGCCGAGGAGATTCTGCACATGCCGGTGCGCCTGGGGACTCCCCAGGGCGTGACCGGCCTGTCGGAAGTGGTCAGCAACCAGATCTACGCCACCGGCGTGGGGCTGCTGATCTATGGATCGCGTGCCGACGGGCGGCACCGCACGCCGCTGGGGCGGGGTGGGGAAAGCCTGTGGGAGCGCATCAAACACTGGTTTCAGGGGGAGTTCTGA
- a CDS encoding cell division protein FtsQ/DivIB, which translates to MANSDDQPERLIGPATMATLVLLGGVLLGALWLRSGLIGADRWPINWLDVEGELQRTSASQIRAAAAGPASRGFFSADLERVRESVQALPWVAVAEVSRHWPDALRIHIREHQPVARWNESSLFSDRGEVFTVTGSQNMQGLARLSGPENRRQDVLQEWLWMRRELGRIGMDIRQMHLDERGAWTVRLGTGLELLLGREQVRERLSRFISVHDDLAEPERRPERVDLRYTNGLAVRWAEHAETLEDEQHG; encoded by the coding sequence ATGGCGAATTCTGACGACCAGCCGGAACGACTGATCGGGCCGGCCACGATGGCGACCCTGGTGCTGCTGGGCGGCGTGCTGCTCGGCGCCCTGTGGCTGCGTTCGGGTCTGATCGGCGCGGATCGCTGGCCGATCAACTGGCTCGATGTCGAGGGGGAGCTGCAGCGCACCTCGGCCAGCCAGATCCGGGCGGCGGCCGCCGGGCCGGCCTCGCGTGGATTCTTCTCGGCCGATCTGGAGCGGGTCCGCGAGTCGGTCCAGGCCCTGCCCTGGGTGGCGGTGGCCGAGGTCAGCCGCCACTGGCCCGATGCCCTGCGGATTCATATCCGCGAGCATCAGCCCGTCGCGCGCTGGAACGAATCCAGCCTGTTCAGTGACCGGGGTGAAGTGTTCACGGTCACCGGCAGCCAGAACATGCAGGGCCTGGCTCGCCTGAGCGGGCCGGAGAATCGCCGCCAGGACGTGCTGCAGGAGTGGCTGTGGATGCGCCGCGAGCTCGGTCGCATCGGCATGGATATCCGCCAGATGCACCTCGACGAGCGCGGTGCCTGGACCGTTCGTCTCGGCACCGGCCTGGAGCTGCTGCTGGGGCGTGAACAGGTGCGCGAGCGTCTGAGCCGCTTCATTTCCGTGCATGACGACCTGGCCGAGCCGGAGCGCCGGCCCGAACGCGTCGACCTGCGCTACACCAATGGCCTGGCCGTGCGCTGGGCCGAGCACGCGGAGACCCTGGAGGACGAGCAGCATGGCTAA
- a CDS encoding D-alanine--D-alanine ligase, translated as MTRRDAQSMGHVALVVGGDSAEREVSLRGGQAVAGALERLGVQFSVVDGPRRLLEQVAAGHYDRVFNLLHGRGGEDGALQGALRLYGIPVTGSGVLGSALTMDKLQTKRVWAACGLPTPRWQVAREVEAAESILQALGLPLFVKPAHEGSSIGMSRVDEAGELPGAIAAALEFDDTVLVEQCIVGQEYTASVLDGEVLPLIGLEPTRKFYDYAAKYESGDTRYRCPCGLDEARERSLAELCMEAFAVTGAAGWGRVDLMLDGDGQPWLLEVNTTPGMTESSLVPKAAKAAGIDFEELVWRILTTSRND; from the coding sequence ATGACCCGTCGTGACGCGCAATCCATGGGCCACGTCGCCCTGGTCGTCGGCGGTGACAGCGCCGAGCGCGAAGTCTCCTTGCGCGGTGGCCAGGCCGTGGCCGGCGCGCTGGAGCGCCTGGGTGTGCAGTTCAGCGTCGTCGATGGGCCGCGTCGCCTGCTCGAGCAGGTCGCGGCGGGCCACTACGACCGAGTCTTCAACCTGCTGCACGGTCGCGGCGGCGAGGATGGCGCCCTGCAGGGTGCGCTGCGCCTCTACGGGATCCCGGTCACCGGCTCGGGCGTGCTCGGCTCGGCGCTGACCATGGACAAGCTGCAGACCAAGCGCGTCTGGGCGGCCTGCGGTCTGCCCACGCCGCGCTGGCAGGTGGCACGCGAGGTCGAGGCAGCCGAATCGATCCTCCAGGCCCTGGGCCTGCCCCTGTTCGTCAAGCCGGCGCACGAGGGCTCGAGCATCGGCATGAGCCGGGTCGACGAGGCGGGTGAACTGCCGGGCGCGATCGCCGCGGCGCTGGAGTTCGACGACACCGTTCTGGTCGAGCAGTGCATCGTCGGCCAGGAATACACCGCCTCGGTGCTCGATGGCGAGGTGCTGCCGCTGATCGGCCTGGAGCCGACCCGGAAGTTCTACGACTACGCGGCCAAGTACGAGTCGGGCGACACCCGCTATCGCTGCCCCTGTGGCCTGGATGAGGCGCGCGAGCGCTCGCTGGCCGAATTGTGCATGGAAGCCTTTGCGGTGACCGGCGCGGCGGGCTGGGGTCGCGTCGACCTGATGCTCGATGGCGACGGGCAGCCGTGGCTGCTGGAGGTGAATACGACGCCGGGGATGACCGAGAGCTCCCTGGTGCCCAAGGCGGCGAAGGCCGCCGGAATCGATTTCGAGGAACTGGTATGGCGAATTCTGACGACCAGCCGGAACGACTGA